A single Saccharolobus shibatae B12 DNA region contains:
- a CDS encoding V1/V3 family capsid protein, which produces MEISLKPIIFLVVFIIVGIALFGPINSVVNNVTTSGTYTTIVSGTVTTSSFVSNPQYVGSNNATIVALVPLFYILVLIIVPAVVAYKLYKEE; this is translated from the coding sequence ATGGAAATCAGTTTAAAGCCAATCATTTTTTTGGTCGTTTTTATCATCGTAGGGATAGCACTATTCGGCCCTATAAACAGTGTTGTAAATAACGTTACCACATCGGGAACCTACACTACTATAGTTTCCGGTACTGTTACTACGTCTTCATTTGTGTCAAATCCGCAATACGTAGGTAGCAATAACGCTACTATCGTAGCCTTAGTGCCGTTATTCTATATCCTAGTCCTCATAATAGTCCCCGCAGTCGTGGCGTATAAGTTGTATAAGGAGGAGTGA
- a CDS encoding nuclease, which yields MAETNFKLKYWGNQAEDYILPSTYLGREYLVFGKLLISLSKWRAKGLLDFDVYIRPTGVGTLTNVINEQYYSGLQDKYDLTLYVKAKTEYYPLIWIDITGSSWTEEQSKERYGESVYAILSTKVEVAKQNEVMGRVWFIHYSDAEDKLKCISALQILNLEKQGKIKKDKFERDAVSYYYLIPLQYWKNLTDLRVSLKGFYQSFKEYLARGGK from the coding sequence ATGGCTGAAACTAATTTTAAGCTAAAGTATTGGGGTAATCAAGCTGAGGATTATATCCTCCCTTCAACTTATTTAGGGCGAGAATACCTAGTTTTTGGAAAGCTCTTAATCTCTTTATCAAAGTGGCGGGCTAAGGGTTTGTTAGACTTTGATGTTTATATCCGCCCAACTGGCGTGGGGACTTTAACTAATGTAATAAATGAGCAATACTATAGCGGTCTGCAAGATAAATACGATTTGACTTTATACGTTAAGGCTAAGACAGAATATTATCCTTTAATTTGGATAGATATTACGGGAAGTTCATGGACTGAAGAACAGAGCAAAGAAAGATACGGCGAAAGCGTTTACGCAATATTAAGCACTAAAGTAGAAGTTGCAAAGCAGAATGAGGTTATGGGGAGGGTTTGGTTTATACACTATTCAGATGCTGAGGACAAGTTAAAATGTATCTCAGCACTGCAAATACTCAACTTAGAAAAGCAAGGAAAGATTAAGAAGGACAAATTTGAGAGAGATGCAGTAAGCTACTATTACTTAATCCCATTACAATACTGGAAGAACCTAACAGACTTACGGGTTAGTCTGAAGGGGTTCTATCAGAGCTTTAAGGAGTATTTAGCGAGGGGCGGAAAATGA
- a CDS encoding ribbon-helix-helix protein, CopG family, whose amino-acid sequence MIEKRKDRIVKRLNISISEETYETLQRLKAKTGKTMGQLIEEAVKLLEAEE is encoded by the coding sequence ATGATAGAGAAGAGGAAAGATAGGATAGTCAAAAGGCTTAACATTTCAATAAGTGAGGAAACATATGAGACTCTGCAGAGGCTTAAGGCAAAGACTGGAAAGACAATGGGACAGTTGATAGAGGAGGCAGTTAAGCTATTAGAGGCTGAGGAGTGA
- a CDS encoding helix-turn-helix domain-containing protein, with protein MKSTPFFYPEAIVLAYLYDNEGIATYDLYKKVNAEFPMSTATFYDAKKFLIQEGFVKERQERGEKRLYLTEKGKLFAISLKTAIETYKQIKKR; from the coding sequence ATGAAAAGTACACCATTCTTCTACCCCGAAGCCATAGTATTGGCTTATCTATATGATAATGAAGGAATAGCAACATATGACCTATACAAGAAAGTAAACGCAGAATTTCCCATGTCCACTGCCACCTTTTATGATGCAAAAAAGTTCCTAATACAAGAGGGCTTCGTGAAAGAGCGTCAAGAAAGAGGCGAAAAGAGGCTATACCTAACGGAAAAGGGGAAGCTATTTGCGATATCGCTGAAAACTGCGATAGAAACCTACAAACAAATCAAAAAGAGGTGA
- a CDS encoding transcriptional regulator: MTEYNANSIRAKILRRKILQLIAENYVLSASLISHTLLLSYATVLRHLRILNDEGYIELYKQGRTLYAKIRDNAKQIQILNSELEGFKNVSGKPILTKDETPKEFGKKDSLTQRG; encoded by the coding sequence ATGACGGAGTATAACGCAAACAGTATAAGGGCTAAGATACTGAGGCGTAAAATCCTTCAACTGATTGCGGAAAACTACGTTTTGTCAGCGTCGTTAATCTCTCACACACTCTTACTCTCATACGCCACAGTGCTTAGGCACTTGCGTATCCTTAACGATGAGGGCTATATCGAATTGTATAAGCAAGGTAGGACGCTATACGCAAAAATCCGCGATAATGCGAAACAAATTCAGATTCTGAATTCAGAACTGGAGGGGTTTAAAAACGTAAGCGGGAAGCCGATATTGACCAAGGATGAGACTCCTAAGGAGTTTGGCAAGAAAGATAGCCTCACTCAAAGAGGCTAA
- a CDS encoding 30S ribosomal protein S17e: MGNIYTKDIKRIVKEIYNQYKDEIKDDYNTNKQIVVRYVDVKSKKVRNRIAGYLTRYYKIMKEKETSPTEEKEEISEEI; encoded by the coding sequence ATGGGTAATATATACACTAAAGATATAAAAAGAATAGTAAAGGAGATATATAACCAATATAAAGATGAAATAAAAGATGATTATAATACAAATAAACAAATAGTTGTTAGGTATGTTGATGTAAAGTCAAAGAAAGTGAGGAACAGAATAGCGGGATATCTTACAAGGTATTATAAAATCATGAAAGAAAAAGAGACTTCTCCAACTGAAGAGAAGGAGGAAATATCAGAAGAGATCTAG
- a CDS encoding ribbon-helix-helix domain-containing protein, with amino-acid sequence MPRKSVKKEYVTVSIPIELAKQIDELIASGKGGYISRQEFVADAIRRRIEELLKS; translated from the coding sequence ATGCCGAGGAAATCAGTCAAAAAAGAATATGTGACCGTTTCGATTCCAATCGAATTAGCAAAACAAATAGATGAACTAATAGCGTCAGGCAAGGGCGGATATATAAGCAGACAAGAGTTTGTTGCAGATGCAATCAGAAGACGCATTGAAGAACTTCTAAAATCTTAA
- a CDS encoding integrase: MVANLRQYATDGNIKAFYDYLMNERGISEKTAKDYINAISKPYKETRDAQKAYRLFARFLASRNIIHDEFADKILKAVKVKKANADIYIPTLEEIKRTLQLAKDYSENVYFIYRIALESGVRLSEILKVLKEPERDICGNDVCYYPLSWTRGYKGVFYVFHITPLKRVEVTKWAIADFERRHKDAIAIKYFRKFVASKMAELSVPLDIIDFIQGRKPTRVLTQHYVSLFGIAKEQYKKYAEWLKGV, encoded by the coding sequence CCAATTTGCGCCAATACGCGACGGACGGCAACATAAAGGCGTTCTACGACTATCTCATGAACGAAAGGGGGATAAGCGAAAAAACTGCAAAGGACTACATCAATGCTATATCAAAGCCGTATAAAGAGACGAGAGACGCACAGAAGGCTTACCGACTCTTTGCACGTTTCTTAGCGTCACGCAATATCATACATGATGAATTTGCGGATAAAATATTGAAAGCGGTAAAGGTGAAGAAGGCGAACGCTGATATCTACATTCCAACGTTGGAAGAGATAAAAAGGACGTTACAATTAGCAAAAGACTATAGCGAAAACGTCTACTTCATCTACCGTATCGCTCTCGAGTCGGGCGTTAGGCTGAGCGAAATACTGAAAGTGCTGAAGGAACCCGAAAGGGACATTTGCGGTAACGACGTCTGTTATTATCCGCTTAGTTGGACTAGGGGATATAAGGGCGTCTTCTATGTATTCCACATAACGCCTCTGAAGAGAGTAGAGGTGACGAAGTGGGCAATAGCGGACTTTGAACGACGTCATAAGGACGCTATAGCGATAAAGTACTTCCGCAAATTCGTAGCGTCTAAGATGGCTGAGCTAAGCGTACCGTTAGATATTATCGATTTTATTCAAGGGCGTAAACCGACACGCGTTTTAACGCAACATTACGTATCGCTCTTCGGCATAGCGAAAGAGCAATATAAAAAGTATGCGGAATGGCTAAAAGGGGTCTGA
- a CDS encoding helix-turn-helix protein — MSKEVLEKELFEMLDEDVRELLSLIHEIKIDRITGNMDKQKLGKAYFQVQKIEAELYQLIKVS, encoded by the coding sequence ATGAGTAAAGAAGTCTTAGAGAAAGAATTATTTGAAATGCTTGATGAGGATGTCAGAGAGCTATTATCATTAATCCACGAGATTAAGATTGATAGAATAACGGGCAATATGGATAAGCAAAAGCTAGGCAAGGCATACTTCCAAGTTCAAAAGATAGAAGCGGAATTATATCAGCTCATTAAGGTGAGCTGA
- a CDS encoding DUF5658 family protein: protein MNLIDIILFYGFQFNDYWTTVLGLRVGAEEKNPIAGLFISSPYRLALFKFGLITIGMFILIYVVRFKTWTEIVLTVTDVVECLVTLNNTLTIRRYKRRGVRG, encoded by the coding sequence ATGAACCTAATTGATATCATCTTATTTTACGGCTTTCAATTCAACGATTATTGGACAACTGTCTTAGGGTTGAGAGTGGGTGCGGAAGAGAAGAATCCCATAGCGGGTCTGTTCATTTCATCACCGTATCGTTTAGCGTTGTTTAAGTTTGGCCTTATCACCATTGGTATGTTTATATTAATTTATGTTGTTAGATTCAAGACATGGACAGAGATCGTATTGACTGTAACAGACGTTGTCGAATGCCTTGTCACGCTGAATAATACCCTTACGATTAGGAGGTACAAAAGGAGGGGCGTTAGAGGATGA
- a CDS encoding ribbon-helix-helix protein, CopG family — protein MKARVEYIKLPRCYTKTYRKIEAKKNNDGTIELTLEETMQVISFKLPPALNAKLEQIAIKEKKSKSEIIRIALARYVENV, from the coding sequence ATGAAGGCTAGGGTTGAATACATCAAATTACCTAGATGTTACACAAAAACTTATAGAAAAATCGAAGCGAAAAAGAACAACGACGGTACAATAGAATTAACGTTAGAGGAAACAATGCAAGTAATATCCTTTAAACTACCCCCGGCGTTAAATGCAAAACTAGAACAAATTGCGATCAAAGAAAAGAAAAGCAAGAGTGAAATTATTCGAATAGCGTTAGCGAGGTATGTAGAAAATGTTTAG
- a CDS encoding B277 family protein: MSDGKLLSAFEEELRKAQSLEELKQKYEEAQKQIADGKVLKRLYKVYEKRQTELMLQQYRQIKAELEKRKKVKKKDKADIRVRVVKKWINSRLFSAEHYVALLQENQDGLSILFLRRAKLIENQGYLMLEVKKLRKAWVLTAEPILLERLKFPFGKKFVAVHFVLPNYPYTLQLKPDEKLKELAVKAINGPQIMSAMIRTKFFEALARVGSGPDLMMLIIGVVMGIGIGVAIGFGIANANLTHLLSQHVTNTTVTHTTTTTTSPSFTIPSNSSKGVS; this comes from the coding sequence ATGTCTGATGGGAAACTCCTTTCTGCTTTCGAGGAGGAATTAAGAAAAGCCCAAAGCCTAGAGGAATTAAAGCAAAAGTATGAGGAAGCCCAAAAACAAATAGCTGACGGCAAAGTACTAAAGAGGCTATACAAGGTTTATGAGAAAAGGCAAACAGAATTAATGCTTCAGCAATATAGGCAGATAAAGGCTGAACTGGAAAAGAGGAAAAAGGTAAAGAAAAAGGATAAAGCCGACATAAGGGTTAGAGTAGTAAAGAAGTGGATAAATTCACGCTTATTCAGTGCTGAGCATTACGTCGCATTACTGCAAGAAAATCAAGACGGCTTATCGATACTATTTCTAAGAAGAGCAAAACTTATAGAAAATCAAGGCTATCTAATGCTAGAAGTGAAGAAGTTAAGGAAGGCATGGGTTTTAACGGCTGAACCTATACTCCTTGAAAGGTTAAAATTCCCATTCGGCAAAAAGTTTGTAGCCGTGCATTTCGTTTTACCCAATTATCCTTACACACTTCAGCTTAAACCGGATGAAAAACTGAAAGAGTTAGCAGTTAAGGCGATAAACGGGCCTCAAATAATGAGCGCAATGATACGTACAAAGTTCTTCGAAGCGTTAGCTAGGGTAGGAAGCGGGCCTGATCTGATGATGCTCATAATCGGCGTTGTCATGGGGATTGGCATAGGCGTAGCGATAGGTTTCGGTATAGCTAACGCAAACTTAACGCATTTGCTATCTCAACACGTTACGAACACTACAGTGACACATACTACGACCACAACGACTTCACCCTCATTCACGATTCCCTCAAACTCCTCAAAAGGGGTGAGCTAA
- a CDS encoding C2H2-type zinc finger protein, translating to MTESDVDSGSKKYLSNHKGIFIHVTLEELKRYHQLTPEQKRLIRAIVKTLIHNPQLLDESSYLYRLLASKAISQFVCPLCLMPFSSSVSLKQHIRYTEHTKVCPVCKKEFTSTDSALDHVCKKHNICVS from the coding sequence ATGACGGAGTCAGACGTTGACTCAGGTAGTAAAAAATACCTGAGTAACCATAAGGGGATTTTTATTCATGTCACACTGGAAGAGTTAAAGCGTTACCACCAACTTACGCCGGAACAGAAGAGGTTGATAAGGGCAATCGTCAAAACGCTTATTCATAACCCGCAACTGTTGGATGAAAGCAGTTATCTTTACAGATTGCTCGCGAGTAAAGCGATTTCACAGTTTGTCTGCCCGCTTTGTCTAATGCCCTTCAGCTCTTCCGTATCACTAAAGCAACACATCCGTTATACTGAACACACAAAGGTTTGCCCGGTGTGTAAAAAGGAGTTTACCTCAACCGATTCAGCCCTAGACCATGTTTGCAAAAAGCATAATATCTGCGTTAGTTAG
- a CDS encoding DUF5493 family protein: protein MSALGDVIYILGFLFPALGLISRNYLVNLMAFIIGTVAFLVFVQGYTDIAFSSSTFYLGVLPLLLGLVNLGYFFNWLREERI from the coding sequence ATGAGTGCGTTAGGGGATGTAATCTACATCTTGGGTTTTCTCTTTCCGGCTTTAGGGCTAATCAGCCGAAACTATCTTGTTAACTTAATGGCATTCATAATAGGAACAGTCGCCTTTTTGGTCTTCGTCCAAGGCTATACCGATATAGCGTTCAGCAGTTCGACGTTTTACTTAGGAGTACTGCCTCTACTACTTGGTCTCGTCAACTTAGGCTATTTCTTCAATTGGTTGAGGGAGGAAAGGATATGA
- the fbp gene encoding fructose-1,6-bisphosphate aldolase/phosphatase produces the protein MKTTLSVIKADIGSLAGHHVVHPDTIAAANKILAEAKRNNVISDYYITYVGDDLQLIMTHNRGELDTKVHETAWNAFKEAAKVAKDLGLYAAGQDLLSDSFSGNLRGMGPGIAEMEFDERPAEPVVIFMADKTEPGAYNLPLYKIFADPFNTAGLVIDPTMHEGYKFEVLDVYEGESIILNTPEESYDLLALIGTPSRYIVRRVYRKADNLQASVISVERLNLIAGKYVGKDDPVMVVRAQHGLPALGEILEAFTVPYLVPGWMRGSHYGPLMPVSQKDARATRFDGPPRLVGLGFNIKNGKLVGPTDLFDDPAFDEVRRTAVIIADYIRKHGPFMPHRLEPQEMEYTTLPLVIEKLKNRFKKETDMYKTKPSVYSHESSHE, from the coding sequence ATGAAAACTACACTTAGTGTGATCAAGGCCGATATAGGAAGCCTAGCTGGACATCATGTTGTTCATCCTGATACTATAGCTGCAGCTAATAAGATATTAGCAGAAGCTAAAAGGAATAACGTAATTTCCGACTATTACATAACCTATGTTGGAGACGATTTACAATTAATAATGACTCATAATAGAGGAGAACTGGATACTAAAGTTCATGAAACAGCCTGGAATGCCTTTAAAGAAGCTGCGAAAGTAGCTAAGGATTTAGGATTATATGCTGCAGGACAAGATTTACTTTCAGATTCCTTTTCTGGCAATCTTAGAGGAATGGGTCCTGGAATTGCTGAAATGGAATTTGACGAGAGACCTGCTGAACCAGTGGTTATTTTTATGGCTGATAAGACTGAGCCTGGTGCATATAATCTACCATTATATAAAATATTTGCAGACCCATTCAATACTGCTGGGCTGGTAATAGATCCAACCATGCATGAAGGATATAAATTTGAAGTTTTAGATGTATATGAAGGAGAGTCAATAATTTTAAATACGCCAGAAGAGAGTTACGATCTACTTGCGTTAATAGGAACCCCTAGCAGATACATTGTTAGGAGAGTTTATAGGAAGGCCGATAATTTACAAGCCTCAGTTATTTCTGTAGAAAGATTGAATCTAATAGCTGGCAAATACGTAGGCAAAGACGATCCAGTTATGGTAGTAAGAGCTCAACACGGTTTGCCTGCGTTAGGAGAAATCTTAGAAGCATTTACAGTACCTTATTTGGTACCGGGGTGGATGAGAGGTAGTCACTATGGACCTCTTATGCCAGTATCACAAAAGGATGCGAGAGCCACAAGGTTTGATGGTCCTCCTAGGTTAGTAGGTTTAGGATTTAACATCAAAAATGGGAAACTAGTAGGGCCTACTGATTTATTTGATGATCCTGCATTTGATGAGGTAAGGAGAACAGCTGTAATAATTGCGGATTACATTAGGAAACATGGCCCATTTATGCCTCATAGATTAGAGCCACAAGAAATGGAGTACACCACACTGCCATTAGTAATAGAGAAGTTGAAGAATAGATTTAAGAAAGAGACAGATATGTATAAAACTAAACCAAGCGTATATTCACACGAAAGTTCGCATGAATAA
- a CDS encoding C166 family protein, producing MGTKLVVYVLLFDVFLSLVVGAYSGIAPPSIPPVPTYASAQLTASLITWTVGWPPITLWPQITLIPPFSILGANFPGLTIPSLTIPGVTLFSISFSWLAPIIYIANWIIWVFQTVASVLSYLLNIFTGSVGLLSSVPVLGPFLTAFVLIVNFVLVWELIKLIRGSE from the coding sequence ATGGGGACTAAGTTAGTCGTTTACGTCTTATTGTTTGACGTCTTCCTATCGTTAGTGGTAGGTGCCTACTCGGGTATAGCACCGCCAAGTATTCCACCGGTACCTACATATGCTTCAGCCCAACTCACGGCAAGTCTAATCACATGGACAGTGGGATGGCCTCCTATTACATTATGGCCTCAGATAACGCTTATTCCGCCGTTTTCGATTTTGGGTGCAAACTTCCCCGGCTTAACCATTCCTAGCTTAACGATACCCGGTGTAACGCTCTTCTCAATAAGCTTCAGCTGGTTAGCCCCAATTATTTATATTGCAAATTGGATCATTTGGGTCTTTCAGACTGTTGCTAGTGTGCTATCTTATTTACTTAATATCTTTACGGGTTCGGTAGGTCTATTGAGTAGTGTACCCGTCTTAGGGCCATTTTTGACCGCCTTCGTGTTGATAGTTAACTTCGTGTTAGTGTGGGAATTAATCAAGTTAATTAGGGGGTCGGAATGA
- a CDS encoding staphopain produces the protein MDQRRVEDIAQIGAYSLPYDIVNIVYGAIVIYRASQEGKDPLAYASNKQGFKEAVKKLIKLGVIEKTTPYSLKKEYEEQVEKFDEIINYEDYERARYELYKLSEKADNLFTSSLVLYASVFLSLSELKPEILKIINEYIDQQTKVDYGKWIVIGIATASVLFAIASVLIHILAHVSIW, from the coding sequence ATGGATCAAAGAAGAGTTGAAGATATTGCCCAAATCGGTGCGTATTCCTTACCATACGATATTGTAAATATTGTTTATGGTGCTATAGTTATCTATAGAGCTTCTCAAGAAGGAAAAGACCCTTTAGCGTATGCTAGCAATAAACAAGGATTTAAGGAAGCTGTTAAGAAGTTAATAAAATTAGGAGTAATTGAAAAGACAACTCCTTACTCTCTGAAGAAAGAATATGAAGAGCAAGTAGAAAAGTTTGATGAAATTATTAATTATGAAGATTATGAGAGAGCAAGATATGAGCTTTATAAACTTTCAGAAAAGGCGGATAATCTGTTCACATCCTCCTTAGTACTTTATGCCTCTGTCTTCCTTTCATTATCAGAACTAAAGCCAGAAATACTAAAGATCATCAACGAGTATATTGACCAACAAACTAAGGTGGATTATGGTAAATGGATTGTAATAGGAATTGCTACTGCAAGTGTGTTATTTGCAATAGCATCAGTACTGATTCACATACTAGCCCACGTTTCAATATGGTGA
- a CDS encoding V1/V3 family capsid protein, protein MARKIASLKEAKVALKVASDPRKYFNEEQMTEAYRIFWQTWDGDIIRSARRFVEVAKANPKLTKGEATNIGVLLGLFIFILIGIVLLPVIVSQVNNLTSGTSPQVTGTNATLLNLVPLFYILVLIIVPAVVAYKIYKD, encoded by the coding sequence TTGGCAAGAAAGATAGCCTCACTCAAAGAGGCTAAGGTTGCACTAAAAGTAGCAAGCGACCCCAGAAAGTACTTCAACGAAGAACAGATGACTGAGGCTTACAGGATATTCTGGCAGACATGGGACGGGGACATAATTAGAAGTGCTAGAAGGTTCGTGGAAGTAGCAAAGGCAAACCCCAAGCTCACAAAAGGTGAAGCAACCAACATAGGCGTATTGTTGGGCTTATTCATCTTCATACTAATAGGTATAGTACTATTGCCCGTAATCGTTAGCCAAGTCAACAACCTCACAAGCGGTACTTCACCCCAAGTAACCGGTACTAACGCCACACTCCTGAACTTAGTGCCGTTATTCTATATCCTAGTCCTCATAATAGTCCCCGCAGTCGTGGCGTATAAGATATACAAAGACTGA
- a CDS encoding ribosome biogenesis/translation initiation ATPase RLI, with product MFVRVAVINYDFCKPDKCNLECINFCPVDRSGGKAIELSDIVKGKPVIYEETCIGCGICVKKCPYEAISIVNLPDELEGEVIHRYKVNGFKLFGLPTPKNNTILGVLGKNGVGKTTVLKILAGELIPNFGDPNSELGKDEVLKRFRGKELYNYFKELYNNGLRIVHKIQYVEYASKFLKGTVNEILTKVDERGRKDEVKELLNMANLWNKDANVLSGGGLQRLLIGASLLREADVYIFDEPSSYLDVRERMNMARAIRELLKNKYVIVVDHDLIVLDYLTDLIHIIYGESSVYGRVSKSYAARVGINNFLKGYLPAENMKIRPDEIRFMLKEVSDLDLSKDLKTKMKWTKIVKKLGDFQLVVNEGEAKEGEIIGILGPNGIGKTTFARILVGEISADEGSVTPEKQILSYKPQRILPNYDGTVQQYLENVSKDALSTSSWFFEEVTKRLNLHRLLESNVNNLSGGELQKLYIAATLAKEADLYVLDEPSSYLDIEERYIVAKAIKRVTRERKAVTFIVDHDLSIHDYIADRIIVFKGEPEKAGFATSPVTLKTGMNEFLRELEVTFRRDAETGRPRVNKIGSYLDRVQKERGDYYSMVLSTQ from the coding sequence GTGTTCGTGAGAGTTGCCGTAATAAATTATGACTTTTGTAAGCCAGATAAATGTAACTTAGAATGTATAAACTTCTGTCCTGTTGATAGATCTGGAGGAAAAGCAATAGAACTATCGGACATCGTTAAAGGGAAACCAGTAATTTATGAAGAAACTTGTATAGGTTGTGGAATATGTGTGAAGAAATGTCCATACGAAGCGATATCGATCGTAAACTTGCCAGACGAGTTGGAAGGGGAGGTTATACACAGATACAAAGTAAATGGATTTAAATTGTTTGGCTTACCAACGCCTAAAAATAATACGATATTAGGAGTATTAGGAAAGAATGGAGTAGGGAAAACTACAGTGCTTAAAATACTGGCTGGTGAGTTAATTCCGAATTTTGGGGATCCTAATTCCGAATTAGGAAAGGATGAAGTATTAAAAAGGTTTAGAGGTAAGGAATTATATAATTATTTTAAGGAATTATATAATAATGGGTTAAGAATAGTACATAAGATTCAATACGTTGAATACGCTTCAAAATTCCTTAAAGGTACAGTAAATGAAATTTTGACAAAGGTAGACGAAAGAGGGAGAAAAGATGAAGTTAAAGAACTTCTAAACATGGCTAATCTTTGGAATAAGGATGCTAATGTACTTTCTGGAGGAGGTCTTCAACGATTACTAATAGGTGCTTCATTATTGAGAGAAGCAGATGTATATATATTTGACGAACCTTCTTCTTATCTAGACGTTAGGGAAAGAATGAATATGGCTAGAGCAATTAGAGAATTACTAAAGAATAAATACGTTATAGTTGTTGATCATGACTTGATAGTTTTAGATTATCTTACAGATCTGATACACATAATTTATGGAGAAAGTTCAGTATATGGAAGGGTGTCAAAATCATATGCAGCGAGAGTTGGTATAAATAATTTTCTAAAAGGATATTTACCAGCGGAAAATATGAAAATAAGACCAGACGAAATAAGGTTTATGCTAAAAGAGGTTAGTGATTTAGATCTCTCTAAAGATCTAAAAACAAAAATGAAATGGACTAAGATAGTCAAGAAGTTAGGTGATTTTCAGCTAGTAGTAAATGAAGGAGAGGCTAAAGAGGGAGAAATAATCGGAATTTTAGGACCAAACGGGATAGGAAAGACAACTTTTGCAAGAATATTAGTTGGTGAAATTTCAGCAGATGAAGGCTCTGTAACTCCTGAAAAACAAATATTATCTTATAAACCACAACGAATTTTACCTAATTACGATGGAACAGTTCAACAGTACTTAGAAAACGTAAGCAAAGATGCGCTCTCTACGTCATCATGGTTTTTCGAGGAAGTGACTAAGAGACTTAACTTACATAGGTTACTAGAGTCTAATGTGAATAACCTAAGTGGAGGTGAGTTACAGAAATTATATATAGCTGCGACTTTAGCGAAAGAGGCTGATCTTTATGTTTTAGATGAACCTTCCTCTTATCTCGATATTGAAGAGAGATATATAGTTGCTAAAGCTATAAAGAGAGTCACGAGAGAGAGAAAAGCAGTAACTTTTATCGTAGATCATGATCTTTCAATACATGACTACATAGCGGATAGAATTATCGTTTTCAAAGGAGAGCCAGAGAAAGCCGGATTTGCCACATCTCCAGTAACGCTAAAAACGGGAATGAATGAATTTTTGAGAGAATTAGAGGTAACGTTCAGAAGAGATGCTGAGACTGGCAGACCTAGAGTAAATAAGATAGGGAGTTACTTAGATAGGGTCCAGAAAGAAAGAGGAGACTATTACTCCATGGTTCTTTCTACCCAGTAA